CTTCaactttaataatagtaatactaaaaatAGGAGGAAAAAATAACCAAAAAAGACAACGAGCTAAGGAGTTGTCGAGTGAGAATAGCCTTCATTAAGAGGCCCCCGTCCAAGCTTATTCCTTACGTGGTCGGTTTAAAGATTGCACACGATACGAAGTTTTATGACCAaaataaagaagaagaaaaaaagttgGAAAAGGACAATAAAGGAACAAATGgaaaaggatgagattttgagatCTTGCATACAACATAAGTTGGGGAATATCATCTGATCATCAGTCCAAGTTGAACCCAATTCTGAGTAGGATTTAGATAGAACCAAACACCTTTTAGTACCCACTTTAAAAGTCGCTAGTCGGGGACCAGCCGATTAACACCTTGTACATAGACTATTCGGTGAAGTTGAAGACTAGTCCGTCGTTGGTCAACCttgaatttattttttttttttttttgaaaggcaagaatatatatattaaataactaaAATAGTACAGGAAGGAGAGGCATATGAGAAAATGCCAATCGAAAAAAGAAGATTACAAAGGACCCTTACAAAAACTAACTAAACAAGGGACAAAAGTGTCTTAACCATGATCATCAAATACACTCGGGTTTAAGAGCCATTGGGACCAAATTAAACGATGCTTCTGTGAACGGTTTGATACCCATTCGAAGGCTTTGACTTGAATATCATGAAGAATCATTGGACCGGTGTCTTTTTTTCTTTTGAAGACCAAATTGTTTCTATTTTTCCAAAGAGAGTACCCGGTAACCCATTCTATACTTTGCCAAAGTTTTGAGAATTGAGAAGTGTTATTGCCCGAATTTATACGGCCTAGGAAAGAATCATCTAAGCTGCTATTTAACGAAAGAGAAGTATTCCACCAGCGCGATACACGAAGCCATACATCCTTTGCAACCGAGCATTCGAACAGAATATGATTAACAGTTTCCTGAACAGCTTTGCAAATAGGACATAGCACGCTATCAAGATCTATCCCACGTTTATCTAGTTCCGTTAAAACTGGGAGACGATTCAATTTTGCACGCCAAATAAAAATTCCCAGTTTTTGGGGGATCAAATTATTACGAAGGGTCTTCTCATTATTTGAATTAGCAGGCAGTAATTTTTCATTAATAAGTGAAGCTAAAGTCGACGTAAGGAAATTACCAGAAGGGATTAGATTAAAGCTCCATTCATCAGACGGGTTGTGAGTATACTTGAAGTCTGAGATAAAAGCAAGTAGGTCCACGAGCTCCTGCCCTGTTCGACCCGACGGTACACGAAACCAATTCCAATCAGCACGCCAATCAACTGAGTCAGCCACTTTTATTAACCGGTCTTTGACAAGAGAGTCAGGTTGTTGCTCAAGGCGAAATAGGCGTTCGAATTGCTCAGCAAATGGTTTGTCCCCGAACCATATATCTTTCCAGAATCTAGTGTTGTTTCCTTGATGTACAGTGCGAACAAAAGACCCCGAGAATGGAATATAAAGCTGATCGATACTGAAACCCGAAGCTCTAATGCCATTCCAAGTTGAATACTTGCTGCCAATAACATTAAAACAGTGAGAATTTAACCCCCCGTCCCGCCCATAAAGACTTTGTATGACTTTAACCCAAACGGCATTTGGTTCGGTataaaaacgccaccaccatttggtTCGGCATTTGGTCAACCTTGAATTTAACAAACTTCAAACGATTTTGACCGAATAAATTCAAACTTTGAAAGACTAGGTTTTTGATATATTTGACCAAATAAATCAGCCAAGTCGCATTATCCGGAACATCACATTTTCTTGATAACCGATGAACGAGATGTGAATTGTTTGATTCTTTTTGTGACTTTTCATTTATTGGGCTAGGTACAGTGTTGTAAAAGACGTCTGTTGCGTCCGTTACAATGCCCATTACGGCGTTTTGGTGACTAGTCTGTCTTGCCTCGTCCCATCTTCTAATAAGTCGGTCAACGATCAAAAGTTGAGTCAAAAGTCAAAGCTTCGGTTAAATCAGTCAAATTCAATCAAAATTGACGTAGTTTAGTGTTagtttttgtattatattaacgataATAGTGGTTATAtatacaaacttgtcaacgaagtttttttttttgtctttaaaGTGTGTGTGTGTATCAACGTCAGTCAACGTTTATTTCAACCATGTCTCACGTCTTTTTCAACTTTAGTTGGGTACATAGGTAAAATGAATTTTGATTGGAACTCTTCATTGTTAAAATTGTTGTAATGTTTTGCTTTCATCTTCTAGTTTCTTGTTAGAGAGGTTTTAATATATGGAGTACTTGGGAAATTAGAAAAAGAAAAATTTAATTGGGTTAAAAGTTTAATTCGTTTTCATAATCCGGACATTTTTGCTACTCAAGAATCCAAAAGGAAACGTGTCACCGATTTTATGATTGAGTTGCTATGGGGTAATAAAGATTTTGAATACATCTTTAAACCTTCGGTGGGACAATCGGGTGGGTTAATTTTAATTTGGGATCCTTCTAGATTTTGTGTCTCTGGGGCAGTTGAAAAAGACTTCTTTTTGGGTATACGTGGGCGTTGGGTGGGCAAAACGGGAGTTTCTGTTATTCTAAACGTATATGGACCGCATAATGACCATTTGAAACATAATTTTTGGGAAAGTCTTGAAAATATTATGCAGGTGGATATTGATGATTGGGTTATTTGTGGTGATTTTAACGAAGTAAGGCGTAGATCAGAACGGCAAAATTGTGAATTCATTGAAAGTAGAGCTAAGATGTTCAACGATTTCATTAATAAGGCAAACCTCATTGAAATTCCATTAGGCGGGAGAAAGTTTACTAGAATCAGCGATGACGGTTTGAAATACAGTAAACTTGATAGGTTCTTGGTCTCAGAAACATGTTATGCATCTTGGGAAGGTATATCCGCTTGTACTCTAGATAGAGACTACTCAGACCATTGCCCTATTGTTTTGAAAGATTCGAATAATGATTTTGGGCCGAAACCGACTAGAGTATTTAATAATTGGTTTGAGGATGGAAAAAGTATTGATTTGATAAAAGATGCGTGGAATGTCACCATTCGTACTCCTAGGGTTGATTGTATATTTCGTGACAAGCTAAAGAATGTCAAAACAGTGCTGAAAGAAAAGTGTAATCCCAAATACAATGCTCTAAATGCCGAAACCAATGAAATAACTTTTTGTAACCTTTTTGTCAAAACTTTAGAGATAATTTTATAAAGGCTCCCGATTAAACTAATTGGGCGATAATCACCAAAACCTTGAGGATCATTGTTTTTTGGAATTAGAGCGACAAAAGAAGAGTTGCATCCTTTAGAGATCTCGCCAACCTCCCAAAAACGAGTAAAAACCACGAGAAGGCCATCTTTGACAACGTCCCAATGTTTTGAGAAAAATTTCATGTTAAACCCGTCCGGACCCGGGGCCTTTTCGCCCCCACAATCTAGTATAGCATCATGAATTTCGGAAAGTGTGAACGGGGTCTCAATGCCAGACGCCTCGTTCTCACCAAGCCGGTTATCTAAGGGGCCACGAATTTTGAAGGTACGAGAGTTGGTTTCGGTAAAACGATTTTTGAAATAAGTAAAGGCCGCCAATTTAATCTCATCCGGGTTCTCGATCCATAAACCATTCAAATTAACACCCCTTATGTTGTTTTTGTTTTGTCTTCTTTTAATGCACGAATGAAAGAACTTACTATTTTCATCCCCATCCGTTACCCATTTGATCCTAGCTTTTTGTTTCAAAATATCGGCTTTCTCCTTATCTTTTTGGAACCACTTTTTTTTCGAGTCTAGCCAAGAGGTGATTTCAGCGTCCGTAAGATCACGAGTACCAGCGATATCTACTACAAGAACAGGGATTGGTTAATTTGTTCTCCATGCAGGTTTTTTGCCCCACTCCTGGAGTAGTCGTTTTGGTCGAGAGAATTTGGTGCGGCTCGGGGTGCTTTGTCGTTGAATTGCCAACACTGTGCTCCGTCCCTGCTCCAGCTTGTTTAGTTAATTCTTCTCAAGTCCAATCTCGGTCTTAATGATAATGAACGGACTAAGGCGTTTTCCTGCAACTTGTGGAGTATTTCCATCTCGTTTTCTAATTTCCGTTTTGTTGTTTTTATGATTCTCTTTCGCTTTTATTATGTACCTATGACAATATTGTATCGTTTtgtgttaatatataatatatataccttctgccgttaaaaaaaaaataaaatatatggaGTACTTGTCGTTAAAAAAAATAGGTGAAGTCGGGTCGAACTAATTCAAAATCTAGAGGGATTATTACAAATATCCCCACACCCCACAATCTATCACTGACTAAATCACTCACTGAGTCTGGAATCTTTAAACAGTATAGAGGACAGCAAAATAATtgagaaaaaaaaaatcattttggggtcaacaaattataaaataaaccaATGAGAGATAGATACATATACACCATCACATCCACTACTTCCACTCCTATTGACTTTCTCTATCATTCAAGATCAAAAGCCCCTGATAATCTGTACACCAGTATCTTCACTTTCGTCCTTTTTCCCTGTCAAATTGCTGCAAATTTTAAAACCTGATAATGGCTGAAAAGCTTACTTTAACAGCATGTTCACACACTTGCATGAAATGCCTACGTGTCATCTTTTGAATGGCCACCAACATTTCAATTCAAATCTCTATAAAAACATTACTTTAAATTAATACTACGCCATATTAGCTTATAAACCGCGACATCACATGTTAATACCAATAACAAATACGGAGTAACTAATTTATCAATATCTAAtaagtaattaatatttaataataattaattagaacAAAGACAAATAACTAATTAGAAAGGAGACAAATACTTATTAATTATGAGACAAGTCATGTTTTGGTTGAAATTTTAATCAATAGTTGAAGTCGAAATCAATCATTAATGGTTTAAAAATAAGGGAAAGACAAATATAACATCATCAACCAAATCAATGGGGAGATTATGATTTAAAATAATCATCAAACTGTTGAAATTGAATACGTGACATTCTTTCTATATAtagtagtttaattagtttatatatCTCCAAGACTCAAACTAGTCTAGTACTCAGGTTGGAAAAAATTCACAAAATTATAAAAAAACCATTACTGCATGTCAAATAAATAGGCAAAAATTTGGATATTAACATAATGTAGGTCTTAATAATGACAACAAAAAACGGTAATGTAAATATtgcaaggatgatgatgatgatgatgatgatgataaatttgATATTTTAAATTTCAAACTATTCTTTTTACAAATGTTGAACAGGGGAAGTAAATATATAGAAACCAACCCCTTATTTTGATTTCTATAGCGCAGCCATAAGAGGGAAGATGCTAATGCTTTAATCCTAGCTGGTCGAGTGGCTCTTCCTTGAAGCATACGCTCGGTACGCTACCAATGCAATTACCGCTGCAGCAGCTCCCACTGCAAATTTTTTAATCAAAAAATTTATCAATACACAAACAATTAACAATCAAAAGTTACGGATGTAActgttggggtgcaaacctatcccatataggagggagacaaaaacaaatgtatgtatataagtctaaggggaagtccctctaataccaattggttttagaaaaagatggactcttgggcttatattgcagtacattgtgtttgggctatgcgatcttacaaatggcatcagagctaggctatagcccgatgtggtggcgcacccctaagcgcatggtgcgacatggcacacccctcagtttgccaacgataatggagccatggtgccttatatcgaaagtcttccttcccaaggcgtggaagtgcggcgtgtcccgatggtgaaagaaaaagtgaaagaaagagatcggcggtataagaggcgtgtcccggtagtgaaagaagagaccggtgatataagatggcgggagtatcgttgaaggggaggctcggtgatgtggtcttcggtttgaggggaggattgttggggtgcaaacctatcccacataggagggagacaaaaataaatgtatgtatataagtctaaggggaagtccctctaataccaattggttttagaaaaggatggactcttgggcttatattgcaggacattgtgtttggactATGCGAGTAACCAATATGAAAAATGGCCAAACGGGTCGACATCAAGATGATCCTTTTTTTTTACATTAGGTGGATCAAATGGCCATTGGAAAAAAGTAAGTTCTTTAAAAACAAAGGCAAATGGGTTTATTGGGTTGATATTTGATAGTCATCCATATTGTATTTATATAAAGCACAAACctcttaaatcataattaaattaatattaatttagtGCACTTACAATTTTCCAAACCCACTGACCCGCCCATTTGACCAATTTTCACCCTACCAAGAGAAAAAAAAAACCAATTTTGACACGTCACCAACCTACCTGCTGACTGACCCGCCCATTTGGATACATCAACTGTTATTgtgtttaaaaataattaattgtcAAGGATTACCAGAAGCAAACATGAGGGAGCGATTAACAAGGTGACGGTATTGCTTCTTGTTTCTTCCGTATTCAGTTTCGGGGACACTTAAATAACAACGCTCAGCCGAGTTTACAATCCTCCAAAAGATGTTATTCATGTTACTTTTCTTTACACTGAGACGAATCGGAGCATCAATTTTCATTTCCTGACAAATCTATAGCAAACGAACACACAAAATGAGTATAGATTTCAtaacaaggttgcaaaaatcgctactcgggAAGTACTCAGTCGGACTTTTTAGAGAGTActcgatgttgaccaagtttgactttaaccGATTATGACCAAGTTTGACTACcgatttgactaagtttgacttggaCCGAgtcttgactaagtttgacttggaCCGAGTCttgaccaattttgactgattTTCAGAGTAATCCCAAGTTTTGGCCAatttttgaccgagtttgactgagTACTCGCCAAGTAACTCTGAGTTCTACAACACTGTTTCATAGTAAGAACTACAATAAATACGAGTAAGGATTAAGAAGATTATAGCGATTAACAACAAAGTTTATTACCGCCTCTGAATCCCGAGATGACATTGGGTAAGAATCCAAATCATCCTTAGCTGCAATGAATAGACAAGGCACACCATAACCAGTGTCTTCACCTCGCCTTGCTACATCCATAAGCAGTTCTGATGCTCTTTTTAATGAATATTCATCCGaactgtaaaataaaaaaaaaataataataataataaaaagaaaaaccaAGTGTTGTTATGTTACTGAATACTAGAGGTGGTAATGTTGTCGCGTTTAGTTATTAATGGGTTATTTTGGTAGGGTTTCATCTCAAATGGGTCAAATCAAACAAATAAGTTAAAAGAAAGGTGACACCTGGCTTTGTTATGTTAGACTGCTTATATTGCATAAATTAATTAGACTATATAGCTTAGGGATATAATATCTAAATGCAATAGATTTGATATAATCAATCTGAAAGATGTAGAaatattttctttatttattttcatcACCCATTTTAAACAGATACGATTAAACAGACACCATGTCTTGTAAACATGTAGTAGCATGAAGCTCACCTGTCGTATACAAAAACTGCGACATCACATGCAGCCAACGACTCCTTGCTTGAAAGAAACTGTTTGACATCATCTTCTTGTACTTCATGCAATATAAGCGTCTTTTTTGTTCCCTAAAAGTTCACACATATGACCAAATTAAACAACCTAAGCGAAGTGtctagtatatttatttatttattatacattaataataaattttagtaTACTCTTTCTCATCTTAAAAGCCTCAATCACTTTGCACTACAGTTAAAAGCTTAGTCAAAGCATGTTAAACATGTCAAAAGTTGACCTACTGAATCACCTTACCCTAATCGGCCAAACAAAATTATCTTTTAGCTTAAAATAAAACATGTTAAACAAGTCAAAAGTCAACCTACTGAATCATCTATTCAAAAACCTAAAGGTTTACTCAAATATAAAGAATTTGGTAATCATACTTGATACATCAAGTATTTATTGATACAATAGTACAAGTTTTGAAGATATATGTTTCAGGTCAACCGCCTACCTACAGTAAACTACCAATTTAACCCAAACACAGTTCGACCCATAATCCAACATGTCCAATTCCACATCTAAAATATATCAAAACTGAAACCAGTAATATATGAACATCCTGACTAAGATAGTTGTAaactaaacaaaaaaaaataaaaataaaaataaaaataaataaaaaacttaatTTTTGACAGTAATCACTCACCCTAAGCTGATCAACGGCATTAACTGCATAGCTTTGATTGCTTGTTAAACCA
This genomic stretch from Rutidosis leptorrhynchoides isolate AG116_Rl617_1_P2 chromosome 11, CSIRO_AGI_Rlap_v1, whole genome shotgun sequence harbors:
- the LOC139874674 gene encoding uncharacterized protein — translated: MGIVTDATDVFYNTVPSPINEKSQKESNNSHLVHRLSRKCDVPDNATWLIYLVKYIKNLVFQSLNLFGQNRLNKYSTWNGIRASGFSIDQLYIPFSGSFVRTVHQGNNTRFWKDIWFGDKPFAEQFERLFRLEQQPDSLVKDRLIKVADSVDWRADWNWFRVPSGRTGQELVDLLAFISDFKYTHNPSDEWSFNLIPSGNFLTSTLASLINEKLLPANSNNEKTLRNNLIPQKLGIFIWRAKLNRLPVLTELDKRGIDLDSVLCPICKAVQETVNHILFECSVAKDVWLRVSRWWNTSLSLNSSLDDSFLGRINSGNNTSQFSKLWQSIEWVTGYSLWKNRNNLVFKRKKDTGPMILHDIQVKAFEWVSNRSQKHRLIWSQWLLNPSVFDDHG
- the LOC139874675 gene encoding uncharacterized protein, yielding MIELLWGNKDFEYIFKPSVGQSGGLILIWDPSRFCVSGAVEKDFFLGIRGRWVGKTGVSVILNVYGPHNDHLKHNFWESLENIMQVDIDDWVICGDFNEVRRRSERQNCEFIESRAKMFNDFINKANLIEIPLGGRKFTRISDDGLKYSKLDRFLVSETCYASWEGISACTLDRDYSDHCPIVLKDSNNDFGPKPTRVFNNWFEDGKSIDLIKDAWNVTIRTPRVDCIFRDKLKNVKTVLKEKCNPKYNALNAETNEITFCNLFVKTLEIIL